The Roseomonas aeriglobus genome includes a window with the following:
- the chrA gene encoding chromate efflux transporter gives MEATATAPIAGPSPRDHGIPFGEALRVWAKVAALSFGGPAGQIAMMHRVLVEERRWIGEERFLHALNYCMLLPGPEAQQLAIYIGWLLHKTKGGLVAGALFVLPGLVAIMALSWVYALFGNVPFVEALFFGLKAAVLAIVLQAVVRIGSRALKNNVMRGIAAASFVAIFFLGVPFPIIILAAAIAGFLGGRARHPAFMGGGSHGASGGKIVRDAETALGEHVPDHARPSLAWSLRISGALLALWLAPIAALLASVGPGNVFTQIALFFSKMAVVTFGGAYAVLAYVAQQAVENYGWLRPGEMLDGLGMAETTPGPLIIVTQFVGFMGAFRQATGLPPLLAATLGGLLTTWVTFVPCFLWIFLGAPFIEKLRGNKALSAALAAITAAVVGVVLNLAVWFALHTLFHQVRALPIAGRTLDVPVLSTLDPAALALTVAALVAMFRFKSGVIPTLGACAAAGVALRLSGLA, from the coding sequence ATGGAGGCGACCGCGACCGCGCCGATCGCAGGCCCGAGCCCGCGGGATCACGGCATCCCCTTCGGCGAAGCGCTGCGGGTCTGGGCCAAGGTTGCCGCCTTAAGCTTCGGCGGCCCGGCCGGCCAGATCGCGATGATGCACCGCGTGCTGGTCGAGGAGCGGCGATGGATCGGCGAGGAGCGGTTCCTTCACGCGCTCAACTATTGCATGTTGCTGCCCGGCCCCGAGGCGCAGCAGCTCGCCATCTACATCGGCTGGCTGCTCCACAAGACCAAGGGCGGGCTTGTCGCTGGCGCGCTGTTCGTGCTCCCCGGCCTGGTCGCGATCATGGCGCTGAGCTGGGTCTATGCGCTGTTCGGCAACGTCCCCTTTGTTGAGGCGCTGTTCTTCGGCTTGAAGGCCGCCGTGCTCGCGATCGTGCTTCAGGCCGTCGTGCGCATCGGCTCGCGCGCGCTGAAGAACAACGTCATGCGCGGGATCGCGGCGGCATCGTTCGTGGCGATCTTCTTCCTTGGCGTTCCTTTCCCGATCATCATTCTTGCGGCCGCCATCGCCGGCTTCCTTGGCGGGCGCGCACGCCACCCCGCCTTCATGGGCGGGGGCAGCCACGGTGCATCGGGCGGCAAGATCGTCCGCGATGCCGAAACCGCGCTTGGCGAGCACGTCCCCGACCACGCCCGCCCCAGCCTCGCATGGTCGCTCCGGATCAGCGGTGCGCTCCTCGCGCTGTGGCTCGCGCCGATTGCGGCGCTGCTCGCGTCAGTCGGACCGGGCAATGTGTTCACGCAGATCGCGCTGTTCTTCTCCAAGATGGCGGTGGTGACGTTCGGGGGCGCTTACGCCGTGCTCGCCTATGTCGCTCAGCAGGCCGTCGAAAACTACGGCTGGCTTCGTCCCGGCGAGATGCTGGACGGACTTGGCATGGCGGAGACGACGCCGGGGCCGCTGATCATCGTGACGCAGTTCGTCGGCTTCATGGGCGCGTTCCGGCAAGCGACCGGCTTGCCCCCGCTGCTCGCCGCCACCTTGGGGGGCTTGCTCACGACCTGGGTGACGTTCGTGCCTTGCTTCCTCTGGATCTTCCTGGGCGCGCCGTTCATCGAGAAGCTGCGCGGTAACAAGGCGCTGTCGGCCGCGCTCGCCGCCATCACCGCAGCCGTGGTCGGCGTGGTGCTCAATCTGGCGGTGTGGTTCGCGCTCCACACCCTGTTTCACCAAGTCCGCGCCCTGCCGATCGCCGGCAGGACGCTGGACGTGCCGGTGTTGTCCACCCTCGACCCGGCCGCGCTAGCGTTGACCGTCGCGGCCCTGGTCGCGATGTTCCGGTTCAAGTCGGGCGTGATCCCGACCTTAGGCGCGTGCGCTGCGGCGGGCGTCGCGCTTCGCTTGTCCGGGCTCGCTTAG
- a CDS encoding chromate resistance protein, protein MLLIPQLPAKPAYLRVKVWRRLQAIGAAPLKNAVHALPNRADTRALFEDLHREIADNGGEALILEARLVGGIGDPELRGTFDAARDADYEELAREARTLAEGEYVPPGEVRRLRRRLDEIAAIDFFGAHGRQTAEAALAPAEARAGQHPDVTGPGAPELAQAELRGRTWVTRVHIHVDRIASAWLIRRFIDPDATFKFVEGKGYAPEPGELRFDMADAEFTHEGDRCTFETLVFRRGLDGDPALVALSEIIHDLDIADDKFGRPETAGVSALIEGICAATPDDPDRLARGAGALDGFYAHFTRRRGE, encoded by the coding sequence TTGCTGTTGATCCCGCAGCTTCCCGCCAAGCCCGCCTATTTGCGGGTGAAGGTGTGGCGGCGTTTGCAGGCGATCGGGGCCGCGCCGCTCAAGAACGCGGTCCACGCGCTCCCCAACCGCGCCGACACTCGCGCGCTGTTCGAGGATTTGCACCGCGAGATTGCCGACAATGGCGGCGAGGCGCTGATCCTAGAGGCGCGGCTGGTAGGTGGCATCGGTGACCCCGAGCTTCGCGGAACTTTCGACGCGGCGCGCGATGCCGATTACGAGGAGCTGGCGCGCGAGGCGCGGACCTTGGCGGAAGGCGAGTATGTTCCCCCCGGCGAGGTTCGCCGGTTGCGCCGCCGGCTGGACGAGATCGCCGCGATCGACTTCTTCGGCGCGCACGGGCGGCAAACGGCCGAGGCGGCGCTTGCCCCGGCGGAAGCCCGGGCGGGCCAGCACCCCGACGTGACCGGGCCGGGCGCGCCCGAGCTGGCCCAGGCCGAGCTTCGCGGGCGCACTTGGGTCACGCGCGTCCACATCCACGTCGACCGCATCGCGTCAGCGTGGTTGATCCGGCGCTTCATCGACCCGGACGCGACCTTCAAGTTCGTGGAGGGCAAGGGTTACGCCCCCGAGCCCGGCGAGCTGCGCTTCGACATGGCGGACGCCGAGTTCACGCACGAAGGCGACCGCTGCACCTTCGAGACGCTGGTGTTCCGCCGAGGGCTCGACGGCGACCCGGCGCTCGTCGCGCTGTCGGAGATCATCCACGACCTCGACATCGCCGACGACAAGTTCGGCCGGCCGGAGACGGCCGGCGTCAGCGCGCTGATCGAGGGGATATGCGCCGCCACGCCCGACGACCCCGACCGGCTCGCGCGAGGCGCGGGCGCGCTCGACGGCTTCTACGCCCACTTCACCAGGCGACGAGGAGAATGA
- a CDS encoding metal/formaldehyde-sensitive transcriptional repressor, translated as MAHLSGSNADLIARVRRIAGQVGAVERGLTSGDSCATVLHLVAAVRGAVNGLMDEIIAEHLEAHVARSGLTDEERAHGADELLAVIRRYAK; from the coding sequence ATGGCTCATCTCTCCGGTTCCAACGCCGACCTGATCGCACGCGTGCGTCGTATCGCCGGCCAAGTCGGGGCCGTCGAACGCGGCCTCACGTCAGGCGACTCCTGCGCGACGGTTCTGCACTTGGTCGCGGCCGTCCGCGGCGCGGTGAACGGGCTGATGGACGAAATTATCGCCGAACACCTGGAAGCGCACGTTGCTCGGTCGGGGCTGACGGACGAGGAGCGCGCCCACGGAGCCGACGAGCTGCTGGCGGTGATCCGCCGTTACGCCAAGTAG
- the dmeF gene encoding CDF family Co(II)/Ni(II) efflux transporter DmeF, protein MPTASEIDRFAHDHVFLGSSHDENARRTLWVVALTAVMMVGEIIAGYLTGSMALLADGFHMATHAGALSVAAAAYAYAKRHARNPAYSFGTGKVGDLAGFASAMVLGLIALGIGVESVLRLFQPITVAFGEATIIAVVGLGVNIASAFLLSSGHHHHGHGPGHDHHHGHDHAHAHGSHGGDNNLRSAYVHVLADALTSVLAIAALLAGRYLGWVWMDPVMGIVGAVVIARWSWSLMRDTAAVLLDRTDAHVADEVRELVEAPGDARVTDLHVWKVGPEAHAAIVSVAGVRNGELVRQRLAPVHELAHLTVEVR, encoded by the coding sequence ATGCCTACCGCTTCCGAAATCGACCGCTTTGCCCACGATCACGTTTTCCTGGGCAGCTCGCACGACGAGAACGCCCGCCGAACCCTGTGGGTGGTCGCACTCACAGCCGTGATGATGGTCGGCGAAATCATCGCCGGATACCTGACCGGCTCGATGGCGCTGCTCGCGGACGGGTTCCACATGGCGACGCACGCCGGCGCGCTCTCGGTCGCTGCGGCGGCTTATGCGTATGCCAAGCGTCACGCGCGCAACCCGGCCTATAGCTTCGGCACCGGCAAGGTTGGCGACCTCGCCGGTTTCGCCTCGGCCATGGTGCTCGGCCTGATCGCGCTCGGGATCGGGGTGGAATCGGTGCTGCGCCTGTTTCAGCCCATCACGGTCGCATTCGGGGAGGCCACGATCATTGCCGTCGTCGGCCTAGGTGTGAACATCGCCAGCGCCTTTCTGCTCTCGAGCGGTCACCACCATCACGGGCACGGGCCCGGGCACGATCATCACCACGGGCACGATCATGCGCACGCCCACGGCTCTCACGGCGGCGACAACAACCTCCGCTCGGCCTATGTTCATGTCCTCGCCGACGCGCTCACCTCGGTCCTCGCCATCGCGGCGCTGCTCGCCGGCCGGTATCTCGGCTGGGTCTGGATGGACCCGGTCATGGGGATCGTCGGCGCGGTCGTCATCGCCCGCTGGTCATGGAGCCTGATGCGCGACACGGCCGCCGTCCTGCTCGATCGCACCGACGCGCATGTCGCCGACGAGGTGCGCGAGCTGGTCGAAGCTCCCGGCGACGCCCGAGTGACCGACCTGCACGTCTGGAAGGTCGGACCGGAAGCGCACGCGGCGATCGTCAGCGTCGCCGGCGTTCGGAATGGCGAGCTGGTCCGCCAGCGGCTCGCGCCGGTTCACGAGCTGGCGCACCTCACGGTCGAGGTGCGCTGA
- a CDS encoding DUF3147 family protein, with product MLYLLLKAGISAVIIVAVSEIAKRSPGFGALIASLPLVSVLGMIWLWRDTHDRARMAAHAGATFWYVLPSLPMFLLIAAMLNRGAPFWLALASGCLLTVALYLAMTWVGPRFGLQL from the coding sequence ATGCTCTACCTGCTTCTCAAGGCCGGCATATCGGCCGTCATCATCGTCGCCGTGTCGGAGATCGCCAAGCGCAGCCCCGGTTTCGGCGCGCTGATCGCCTCGCTCCCGCTCGTCTCGGTGCTGGGCATGATCTGGCTCTGGCGCGACACGCACGATCGGGCGCGCATGGCGGCCCATGCCGGCGCGACCTTCTGGTACGTGCTGCCGTCCTTGCCGATGTTCCTACTCATTGCGGCGATGCTCAACCGCGGCGCGCCGTTCTGGCTGGCGCTCGCCTCGGGGTGTCTCCTCACGGTTGCGCTCTACCTCGCGATGACGTGGGTGGGGCCGCGCTTCGGGCTCCAGCTCTAA